The DNA sequence CGAGACACCACATTGCCTCTCTACATCGACTGGACCCTTTGGTTTGGCGCCCTTTTGCTTTGGTTCgtccttcttctttttctttgcATTTGGTGCCTTCTCCGCATCACCATCTagcttcctcttctttccCTTCTTTGCGCCATCACCGTCTATGGATGCGCCCTTGATGGCCGACTTTCGCGATTTTCCGCCCTCGTCATCTTCACCCTTTTCTTTCCGGAGTGCTGCGTCTTTCGCCTCCTTGgcctccttcttcttcttcagtTTCTCCTGTTTCTTGTTTAGACAGTCGCGGATGTGTGATGCCGAAGATGCGCGAAGAACTGGTCGGCGACAGTGTTTGCACTGAACGGTGTCTACTTTGTCGTCTAGCGGGCGGCCGCTGGGGAAGCCGGCGATGGTCTTCTCGTCGAGAGGGTTAATCACAGGCGAGGTAGTCGACGGGGCAGCAGGCTTATTCTCGACATCTGCCAGTACGTTAGTCTACATGCCTATGTACAGGGAAAGCGCGTTGTTGTACATACTGACTGCCTCGCTTTCCTTCCAATTCCCAGACTTTGAAGGCTTGGGAACCGGCTTCTTAATCTTCAACTTGATCCTGGTCTTCTCCGACTTCACAACGGCTTTGATTGTGCTTGTGTCTAGTAGGTTTGCAGAGTCCTCAGATGTCGCGGCTGAAGGTGCTGTGGTACATCAGTACTGCCGGGGAGGGGTGCGAGTGAGCTCACCCTTTCGCGCCCCGTTCGTAGCCATGTTGGCGGCTTCCAGTCGCCTGCGGAGTGCTTCGGTGGATGTCTATTCACTTTAAAAGGTCCTTTGCCACGCGACAGCAGTCTTATAGATGTCGAATAAGCGCTAGTTGATGAGATGTGGCGCGTCTTGACGTATGCTTTGTTGGTCTCCGTTCGGTTGAAGCTGCCGACCTGGATCCACGCTAACCCGAAACAGACATGCATCAGCCGAACTTGGACATGGAATCACACAGACTTTGGATTTTGAATCTTTTATTCTCTATCAAAGCAATAAAAACTTGCTCAGGCTCGAGGCCTCCATTAAAGCCTGCCTTGTAATACAGTATCCACTCACTGGGCTTGACGATACATCGACAGTCTTGAGGGCCGGCTGCCTAATAATGAAAGCTTCTGGAAGCGACACCAATACATGGCAACCAGCCATACGACCGCTGAACTCCTGCAAATGCAAAACAATGTGTGTGAGCTACCGTTGCTCATGGTGTGAAAGCGCCGTAAATCGCCGAAATATGCTGTCTCGTCATTCATGAACCCGAACCGGTCTTGTTACCATCTCCTCGAATTTCACTGAAAGCTTCGCAGCTGACTGCCCTCGTAGGTTTTGCAACCCCTCGGGCAGTAATGTGGTCGTCTGTGCCCTGAGCAAGCTTATGGTCGTTTCCATCATGCGTCGCCTCTTGCGTGAGCTTGCAACAGCAAGAGGCTACGTTAACGTCCACGACCCTTCACCTTGCCTCCCTTTGCTACCTTGGCTCTAGCCTTTCTAGGAGGATCGTACTCTTCGACATGGCTGTGGCCTTTATCCTTACGTCTGATACTGTTGGTCCAACGGAGGCAGCGGTCCTTGGGAACATCCTTGTCGGTGTATGTCTTGTTGCGCGTTGAAACCCGTGTCTTACTatcttcttcatcatcatcctcctcctcatcaGGCTGGTTGAATTCCTCCAGGTGTTTCCGCATCTTCAACATGTACTCAGCGATACGATCACGGAATGCTTGTAGCTCTTTGCGCAAAATACGCTCTCGGAGACCGCGTTCGTCAAGCCATGCCAGCAACTTGTCGATATCCTCGGGATCGTCGTAGTATCCCCATTCAGTAGCGCTCGATAGGTGGGTTGAGccttcttcccgctcttTGCGCTGTGGAATGGTGTAGCCAAAGCGCTGCAGATCTTGTGAAAGGGCAGGCTCCTCCATGTTTGGTCCCAGTTCGTACTCACTTGGGCCCTGCACCCAGATGCGCCCGTTGGCATACCCGTACTCGGCTGTAGAGCTGCGAGGGACACCTCCGAAAGGCATACCATTATGCTCGAACCAGTAGTACTTGTTGAGGAACCGATCCTTGCCGAGAATCTTGCTGCGGTGTGATAGAGTTTCACGAAGATCGTCGTCGAGCTCGTCAATATTGTCTTCACACTCTTTGAGctcttctttcttcttctcaaTCGCTGCCAGGAGCTTCTCCCACTCCTTCTGCTTCTTGAGCTTCTCAGCCTCAGCCTTGGCCTCAGCCTTGGCTTTCTTTGCCTTCTCCTTGCGCGCCTCTTCTGCGGCTGCTTTACGCTTGTTCTTGTTGGAAGGGCGGGTGCGGGTCTTGGACGTGGTTGCATCATCGCCATCGTTGGCTTCAGCCTCGGCTGCATCCTTGGAATCGTCGTTGATGCTGTTCATAGATACGTCAACATCGATGTTCATGTTGGCATCTGACGGTGAGGCCGGGGTATTAGCAGGGAGGTTAATCTTGCGTTCGATATCTAGCTTATACAGCGCCTCCTGTAGCTCTTTGCGCTTGCGCTGAAACTCAATCTTCTCTTTGCGCAGCTTGGTCATGTCCAGTGCCGCTTGGACAAGCGTTTCGCGGAAAGTCTCAGTGACCACGGTCAGACTCAAGATCATCTCGAGCGCCAAAATCCGGAGGTTGACGTCAAGGTCGATATAGTTCTTGGCTATGTTAGCGACAGTAGGTTCTTCTTCAGCCGGGACAAGATTGGCAAGGATCTCGTCGCAAGCCTCTTTCCGAGCCGGATCGAATGATAGGCGATAGAGGAGCCCGACGACAATAGCTTGCCATCCGCCGTCCCGGAAGTTGCGCACTTTACACTGCTCGATCCAGTCAAACTCGGTGGCGAAGTCAGCAGCCTTGTGGATTTCCTTTGGTGGCTCGGGCGTTGGTGTACGTGGCTTGACAACGAGCTGTGCCGCACCTGACTTCCTCAGGCTGCTACGAGTAGTTCGGACTGGCGGTTCTGGCTCTGGCGTTGGCTCTGATTCGTCGCTTGAGTCTTCTTCCGACGAATCTTCGGGGTCCATACTTGGCAGAGGAGGTTGGATCTTGCCGGAGCCGTTGATAATTTGCTTCAGAATTGCACAGTGCATCTCGACGAACAGCTCGCATTCAACCGTCTCGTGCGAAAACCGCATGGCATCGACAAAGTCATCGAAAGTAAAAGAGTCCAGTTCGTAGATGGTGTCGTGAACGTTGAGCGTTTCCCAGATGCACAGAAGCGGGCCGATGCTCTTCATCAGTATGCCGGTCTTCTTCTCATCCGTAGGCGGCTCCACACCCTCGGGAACGTCATCGGAAAAGAACTTCAAGGTCGGTCGATTGTACTGCAGACGCGGCTGCTTGATCTCGAGATCTTCGCATGGATACTTTACATACTCCACTGGACGAGGTGGTGGTGCTGCCTGGTGTTGGGACTGAGAAACATTCGACGATCTGGGACCGGGCTGATGGGGGAAGCTTGTCTGGAATGGGAAGTTGACGGGAGGGCCATTTCCATTTGATTGCATGCCATTTGCTTGTATGAACTGAGCAACAAGTTGGGGGGGAAATTGGCCGATGACTTGCTGTGGGGATAGATATGGCGGTCCAATGGTCTGTACTGGGACTGGTGGTCCAGCACCGTTGTACATGGGTGGCCCGTTGACAACATAGGGCCGAGCAGGGCCATTCACAGACGCAAACGTAGGTACCTGCTGCGGGGCATACGGTGGAGGGCCACTCGCGGAAAAGTTGACAAAGGTAGGCGGACCTTGACCAGGTGGCAGGTGCGGCCTGTTGCCGTTCATGTGCGGGGCCTGACCATTTGGCGTATGCGGCACGTAAGGCTGTTGCACCGGCGGAGTTGTACCATTGGGAATGTTACCGATTGCCTTCTTCTCATCTAATACATCTTGCCTTGTCTTGTTTTCAGGAAACTTGGTCGGGATGTCATAACGCTTTGCTAAGCTATCCTTGACCATCCACGGTGCGCCAACCCAGTCCTCACGCTTCAGGGCATTGCGAAGGAAAGACTTCAAGAGGAGTTTCGAGTAGACCTTTCTATCTCGCTGGAGTTCCGAGGCTTTGTACTTGGTGATGGTCTCGCCACTGTCCTCCATGGTGATGACGTAGGTATAAGAGCGAATGCTATCATCCATCGACTGGCCAGTGAACATGCTATGCAGTCGGCTGTTGTCCGTAATCGCCGTGATGACACCAAAACGACGAGAATCGCCTTCGAGAAACACCCGATCCTGCAGCATAAACTGTTCTTTGAAGTGCTACGAGCGTCAGTTAGTATAGATTGATCCAAACCAATGGAAGTGTCAACATACGTCATATACATCGTTCACTGGGATAGAGGTTAGCAAAGGTGAAGAATACGACTTGGGGCGCTTGCTTACCAAGATCATCCATCCTATGATGGTCCTGAAACTGAGCATATTGGAGAACAGGAGACCTTAGGTTATCTGGAAAGATGCTGTTGATCTCTTTGGAAGCTTCCGTCTGCACGGATGTTACCTCCTCATCGGCCTTGACCAGTATTGACGTGGAGCCTACCTCGCTCTCCTGGGCCTCGAAATATGTGTAGCCTCCATGTCCAGTCGCCTGGCATGTGAAGCTTCGCTAAACTTGTGTTAGGGGTCTCGCTATAGAGAAAACCGTTGACCCAATTTACTTGCCTGGTGGTAGAAGTCGTATCTATACTTTGTTAGTCATGCCCCGAGCCTGACGTCATTTCATGGATTTTCTTACCGCTCAAGGTAGCGCTCGTAGTCGGTGAAGATCTCTCCAGTCTGCTCGATAAGCCATACCTATTCAGCAACTTTAGTATATATGATATGGTGGCTCAGAGAGGGACTCAGCATACCTCAGTGCTATCGTCGAGGTTTTTGGGCAGGGGCTCGAGTTTGACAGGTTTACGCTTGAAGAGGACCTGAGAGGTACTTAGTGCATGTTCGCGGATATGCGGCGACGCTATAAATACCATGTTGCCTTTGGCCGCAGCTCATACAGGCTTCCCGACGTCTGTTGTACCGCGTCGCAAACTTCGGAAGAGTCGCAACAACGAAGGCGCGCTGGCTAGCCTCTCTGGGGAGATGCCGTGGTGGGAAACGGGGGCAATGGCCCCTCCGTGGGCGTTTGAGCAATTCTGTGCCTCCCACGCGCCAAAGAGTGGTCTTGGGAAATTATTGATGCGCTCTTCGATCGTCGGTATGGCGTTCCGAGACGCGTCTATCAGTTCCGAAGCGCGTCTAGGCGACTTATTGTTGGGTTCGTGGAGCTCGAGGGCGTGGTCGCTGACGAGTTGGGGGGTAGAGTTGGAGAGGAATAGTCAGAGAGCAGTCAATGGGGAGAAAAGCGAGCGGAGGGTAGTAGAAGAGGCCCGTAGTCCCTTGGCGCTAGGTGCCATACTTGATTTGGCAAGGACCGCCTTCGCACCCTACCACCCACGCATCAAGGCTACGCACCCCACTACCATCACAATATCAGCGTATTTGCACTCTTTTTGATCCTCGGAACAAGCTCTATCAGACTGCGATGGGTATGCATCGATTTATTCTGGCTTGACAAATTCCCTTGGCTATCAAGACCCGGTGAAAGTCGGACCTGAGGAGCTCATGCCTTGAGCCACCCCAAGCAAACCCTTGGGCAGCCTGACCCACTTGCTCAGACACACCAACTCCCCGCAATAAGCCACACGTCAGAGCACAGGGGTTTGACAATCGAACCATGCTTTGACGTGGACTCATCGCAGTATCAGAATTACCCACGGGCGTTTGCTACTATCATCCTTCCACTGTCGTCGTCCTTCTTGTTCGCGTCATAGACTCCAGGGGTATATATAGAGCTTGAAGTATTCGAAGCAGCTAAAGAACTCTATCCAGTCTCTGTCTGAAATTAGGCGATGGGGGTGAAAAAGTTTTCTGGTTTGGTGCCATGAAGTTAAAGAAAGTTCTGTTACTTGGACGAGATATGATAAGAGACACCGAACCTAGGAACAGAAGGAATCTTTAAATGCTCAAGTGCCAGACAAGAGACTCTAGATGGCCTTCTGGGGGTATATGGTCTACAGGTCAAAATATACTACGAGGAATCCCACCCAGCTGCTCACCACCCCAATGGCTGAATAGGAGCTCGTGAACATGAGGGGTAGGAATTCATATCGGGCGCCAAACACAATCCCATGTACCAATGAACAGTACGCAATCAGTGGTATGGAAAGGGCAATGTAGATGAGTGAGAAGCGATCAAGCAAGAATATGCGAGGCTTGGGTGAGCTATCACGTGTCAGTGGATGTTCGGCAATGAAAGACGTCACTTACGCTGGGACTAGCCTATCGAATGCCAGAAGGAAGAGGACAAGCCAGAAGATAGTATAGACTGTTTTCACGGGAAACTCGGCTGCCGTGTACAGAAGTGGAAAGAGCGATACGTGGCCGGCGACAGCTAGGGGGCGGAACGCGCCAAAGTATCGACGATCTTTAAGTGCGATCAAACTGAAGGGTATGATGACAAGCAAGATTGCCTTTTCATGAACATGCCAGCCGAAGAGGAAGGAGGCATAACCGCACAGCGTTACAGCACCAATAAAGGCTTCCCAAGTGGGTGTGTATAGCAATCGCAGAAGTACGGGCTAGATCATGTCAGCTAGCTTTCTCCGAGAGGTGATTGCATGCATACTATTTGTGCGGCGAGTGTAAGAATGAAGCAGGTCAAAGGGACTACATCTGGGAGCACAGCGAACGATGTGTCACCCACAAGTCCACGGGTAACGCTATTCACAGCCTCTGGGTCAATGTGCAGCCCGAGTCGCGGCGCCACTACAGGTGTTAGCTTGATGCGGGAGCTAACAGAAGAGGGAGTACACACAATGGATTAGCAATCGGTCCGCGAACGAATACAACGCCCAGACATTGGGTGCCCAGTAGGCATGACACAGTCCTCTCGAGAACGGGAATAGGCGACTGATGACTTGCTCGAGTTGACCCCACAGTGCGAAAGGCCCGAAGGCGCTTGTGAAGACAGCAATGATTCCCACGCCCAACTTGACGCAGTTGAAGAACTGGATGTTGAAGTATGGGAAGGAAGATCGCTGCCCCAAGCAGTAGGCACGGAGAAGATAGACAAAGTATGCAGGTGCGAGGTACAAATAGATGTGTTTCAAGCAGAGTAGAGCAGCGAACAGAAGACCAGATAAGAGCAGCGTCGACTTGTTTCGCGCCAGGACCATGGACAATACCAGGATGCCGTAGAGGAAGCCATTGTATTGAAAATGAACATGGTCAATGATGAGCAGACCCGGCGACGACAAGACTGAGAGTGCAGCGGCATGAGCAGTGACTTTGGACTTGGACGTCTTTACGTAGCTAGGGGAGATTTAGTACCAGGAAAGTACGTGGAGAGGGTGCAAGTACAGATGTAAGGCATAGACTAGGACTAGCTCAGTGATGATGACCGTGGTACGCTGAAAATATATGGTTTGCCAGCTGTCGTAGCCCAGGTTCTTTACATTAAGCAGGCCGGCATCTGCATATGCAGCGGCCTGGGACATGAGCCATTCGAAGTAGGCAAAAAAGGGCGGATAGTCCAGCGTCCATTCTGAGGTTTTCTATCAGCGCATTAGACGGCTGAGACCAAACAACGGCGACGACATGGTGGCCTCACTTCATAATACCACTCCTTGATGGGGAGGGAATGGGTCAGAGCTAGCCAGTTGCGATGGACCTCGAAGTCGGTCGACTTACTGCCGACCATGGTCAGCATGAACAAAGGGCCACATTTCAGTTTTAGCGGCAATATTCGCAGGCACACGTACTAAGCGGGAAACAGCAGTACCTTGAGCGCCGTGGCCACGACGGCGCACTGGGCAATAGATGGATACAGTTCTGCCATTTCTCTTTTGACAGCGGGTGGGCGCAGTGGGCAGAGAGCAGTGCGGCTGGGGGACAGGTAGGTTCACGTCACGTGCTCGCTTACGCAGGCCCCTGTCAATACAGTACCTCCGCAGTCCGCCCACGGCAACATTGCAGCGACATGCTCATGCTGGCTCCGAGCCGCCACAAGTATACAAACACTCAGGGGGCAGAGGAGAGTTTCGCATAACGGTGTTTGACATCTGATACACTTGGCGGGCCCGTGTTTGTTCATGACGGCAGATGTAATGCGTGGCCGTGGAGCCAGAGGCGTGATACGGCTGATTAGGACATCTGGACCCCTTCGTGTTGGCGTGCAACAGGCCAGCAGTGCAGAAGTGCAGCACCGACGGCAAGGCTTGCGGTCGTCTAGTCAGGGACGGAATGTGCACATCTGCAATTACCCGCTGGCTGCATCTGCTTGATGACTCGGGCTGCACGCAGCAGTGGTACAGGGCGATGAACGCCAGGCACGGCACCCGCGCGGCTTCAATGCACCAACACTCTGGTCTACAGTACGGGAGCTTTGCGTCCAGGCCAACAGCCAGCAGCCGGTTGTCAGTTATACGGCGGTGCAGACGATCCCAGCGTGGCCTGGGCGTTTAAAATAAGCTGGTGCGCTAGACTGTCCGCTTTTGGCTGCCTCATTTGCGCCTGCCTCCTAATGTGCCCTGCTAGTTGGCATTTCTCACCGACCTCTCTCTTGTGTCCTCCGCTCCGACCTCAGGTCGCATCCCTCTTCTTCGAATCCCCTTCGTTCATTACCTCCCCTTCTCCCCCGCATCGAGGCTCACGACAAGGCTCGCTTCTTTGCTCTTCATTATTATTGGCACCTTTTTTAGTGTCCGCATCGTCAAAACAAGCCACGCGACTTTGTTCTTCGCCTACTCTGGCACTGCATCTTATTGCACGCCCGCTGCCACCCCTACCTGTGCCTGCAAATTTACACTCTTCGACCCGACAAACCCTAGACCCTTTAGGCTCCATTTTGGCAACTTCATTCATAACCTATACCTGCAAGCGATCCGCCTGTAAGGCTCTTTGACCTTTCGAGCCGAGCCTATCCTGTACTAGGTGACTGCGCTGCCATTGTACCTTTGGAAGTAAGTCTGACTACCCGACACGCTGCCACTGCCTCCGCCAGGTGTGGCTAACACATCCTAGATAGCTCTACACGTTGTAATACAGTAGCATACTTCGCCAGCCAAGCCACCATCCTGCAACCGGTTGCAACTTCATCTTCTGCCCTACATATTTCGCCGTCCGGTCCAACGAGTCCCGGGCGCAGTAATACACTTTCACCACGGCGGTTCTATCTCAAAACGCGCGGGACAGCTTCAGCCTGCCCCCGCATCTTCTCGCAATGCAGCAACAAGATGGCGCCCACAATGCCCCCAGCGGCCCTCGCCTCCAGTCGAGCTTCCACAGGCAGATGAACGGCGGTCACCATGGCTTCTCCCACGGTGCCTTTGCTACGAACCAGCCCGGCTACGGCGACAGGCACCCGGAGAGGGCGAACAACATGTCCATCAACACCGGCAGGCTCAACCCTGGCAACCAAAATGGCAATGATTTGCAGACCCCCGGCACCGGCTTCGACATGAACTTCACTCCCCTCCTGCCTTCGCAGTTGCTCCTCGGCAGCCCCTTCCAGCCTGGTTCCCCTTCCGCTTTCGCCTCCCCGCAGTTCCAGAACTTTGCTCAGTTCGCTGGTCAGAACCAATCGCAGCAGCAGAACCACCAGTCTAACCATGTTGGAAGCCCCCTGCAACAGCCGCTTTCGCCGCAACTGTACCAGAACATGGTATCCCCAACAAGCGGCTTTTTTGGAGGTCCGCAGTCGCCTACTGGGTTCTCTGCTTACGGCGGACAAGGTCTCGGTGGGCTCGGCTCCTCCATGCCGATCGCCCCCGGACTTGTCTCCGGTACGAGCAGGACTGTATACTTGGGCAACATTCCCCCTGAGACCTCAGCAGAGGAGATCCTCGGCCACGTAAGAAGTGGTCAGATCGAATCTGTCAGGCTCCTGCCCGATAAGAACTGCGCGTTCATCTCCTTCTTGGACAGCAGCTCTGCTACCCACTTCCACTCTGACGCAATCTTGAAAAAGTTGTCGATCAGGGGTCAGGACATCAAGATCGGGTGGGGAAAACCGTCTCAGGTGCCCACGTCAGTGGCCTTGGCGGTACAACAGTCGGGCGCGTCCCGCAACGTCTACCTTGGTAACTTGTCTGAGGATGTTTCAGAAGAAGAGCTCCGCGAGGACCTTAGCAAATTCGGTCCTATCGACACTGTCAAGATTGTCCGTGAAAAGGCCATCGGCTTTGTCCACTTCTTGTCGATTGGCAATGCCATCAAGGCTGTTTCTCAACTCCCCCAGGAGGCCAAATGGCAAGCGCCTAGGCGTGTGTACTACGGCAAGGACCGTTGCGCATACGTTTCCAAGACTCAGCAACAGAACGCTGCACAGTATCTGGGTATCGCTCCTGGATACGCACATGTGCTGAACGGCGCAGACCGTGACATGATTTCCAATGCTCTCGCCCAGCAATCTGTCGCTGCTGCCGCTGTCGCAACCTCGGCCGGTGGTGTGAACAACCTGGGTAACCGAACCGTCTACCTAGGCAACATTCACCCAGAAACCACCATTGAGGAGATTTGCAATGTTGTACGTGGTGGTCTTCTTCACCACATCAGGTACATTCCTGACAAGCACATCTGCTTCGTCACCTTCATCGACCCGACATCAGCTGCCTCGTTCTATGCTCTCAGCAACCTTCAAGGTTTGATGATCCATAACCGCCGCTTGAAGATTGGTTGGGGCAAGCACTCTGGCGCTCTCCCCCCTGCGATTGCCCTTGCCGTTAGTGGCGGTGCTTCTCGTAACGTTTACAT is a window from the Pyrenophora tritici-repentis strain M4 chromosome 7, whole genome shotgun sequence genome containing:
- a CDS encoding SCA7 multi-domain protein → MATNGARKAPSAATSEDSANLLDTSTIKAVVKSEKTRIKLKIKKPVPKPSKSGNWKESEAVNVENKPAAPSTTSPVINPLDEKTIAGFPSGRPLDDKVDTVQCKHCRRPVLRASSASHIRDCLNKKQEKLKKKKEAKEAKDAALRKEKGEDDEGGKSRKSAIKGASIDGDGAKKGKKRKLDGDAEKAPNAKKKKKDEPKQKGAKPKGPVDVERQCGVSLPNGGYCARSLTCKSHSMGLKRAVPGRSLPYDMLLAQYQKKNQAKIQRSLIDANAPLPEDLEPSGAVDSDEEKDSIMAALARHRPRPLATYTHTSQRSKYQYIRMKGLIRSALGAPPGGGGSMYSGADNMSTARGMGLGMMGAPLSATNEHFPQSAGFSAPLSAGLDGGPGSRRQSAIGNGGGGPRQILPGQLPGPGQQRKGSMASVGAT